A section of the Chryseobacterium ginsenosidimutans genome encodes:
- a CDS encoding NAD(P)H-binding protein — MKIIITGSLGNVAKPLAQQLIAEGHDITLISSNESKESEIKALGAKSAIGSITDLNFLVKTFEGADAVFLMTPPNIGFENIVKNTINAGKNYAEAISKTEVKRIVMLSSIGVESPVDNGPIKGLHFIEKFYNELENTSVTFLRAGYFYINFFNDIPLIKNAGILGANYPENIIIPLVHPKDIAKAAAEELIKNSEGKNIRYIVSDYRPASEIAKAFGNAIEKPELPWVEFKDEDSLNGMLQAGLPQEIAELYTEMGRGLRTGVIQKDFIEHSSITDGKIKLEEFAKEFSDKFKH; from the coding sequence ATGAAAATTATCATCACAGGTTCATTAGGAAATGTTGCAAAACCATTGGCTCAACAATTAATTGCAGAAGGACACGATATTACATTAATCAGCAGCAATGAATCTAAAGAAAGTGAAATTAAAGCTTTAGGAGCAAAGTCGGCAATAGGTTCTATTACAGATTTAAATTTTTTAGTTAAAACTTTTGAAGGAGCTGATGCCGTATTTTTAATGACACCTCCAAATATCGGATTTGAAAATATTGTTAAAAATACAATCAATGCAGGAAAAAACTATGCAGAAGCAATTTCAAAAACAGAAGTAAAAAGGATTGTGATGCTGAGCAGTATCGGTGTTGAATCTCCAGTCGACAATGGTCCTATAAAAGGGCTTCATTTCATCGAAAAGTTCTACAACGAGCTTGAAAACACCTCAGTTACATTCTTAAGAGCAGGATATTTTTATATTAATTTCTTCAATGATATTCCTTTAATTAAAAATGCCGGAATTCTAGGTGCAAATTATCCTGAAAATATTATAATTCCTTTAGTTCACCCAAAAGATATTGCTAAGGCTGCGGCAGAAGAATTAATAAAGAATTCCGAAGGTAAAAACATTAGATATATTGTAAGCGATTATCGTCCAGCTTCTGAGATTGCTAAAGCTTTTGGTAACGCAATAGAAAAACCTGAGCTTCCCTGGGTTGAATTCAAAGATGAAGATTCTTTAAATGGAATGCTTCAGGCCGGTCTTCCACAGGAAATTGCAGAATTATATACGGAAATGGGACGAGGCTTGAGAACGGGTGTTATTCAAAAAGACTTTATTGAGCATAGTTCTATTACTGATGGCAAGATTAAATTGGAGGAGTTTGCAAAAGAGTTTTCCGATAAATTTAAGCATTAA
- a CDS encoding winged helix-turn-helix transcriptional regulator, whose protein sequence is MAEIKESSTIQQNKKYALDSCPVTYVMEKIGGFWKPIILYNLSNGDKRYSELKRAIPAVTEKMLIQHLKQLEADGLIIRTAKPVVPPHVTYELSEAGKGLIPVIHSMAEWAFKDMDGKYNCK, encoded by the coding sequence ATGGCAGAAATTAAAGAAAGTTCAACAATTCAGCAAAATAAAAAATACGCCTTAGATTCATGTCCTGTAACCTATGTTATGGAAAAAATCGGTGGTTTCTGGAAACCTATTATCTTATATAATCTTTCAAACGGTGATAAAAGATACAGTGAATTGAAACGTGCGATTCCTGCAGTAACGGAAAAGATGTTGATTCAACATTTAAAGCAATTGGAAGCAGACGGATTAATAATAAGAACTGCAAAACCTGTCGTTCCGCCACATGTAACTTACGAATTAAGTGAAGCGGGAAAAGGATTGATTCCCGTTATCCATTCAATGGCAGAATGGGCTTTTAAAGATATGGATGGGAAATATAACTGCAAATAA
- a CDS encoding NAD(P)-dependent alcohol dehydrogenase, with the protein MSTFTVKAYGAESKTADLEEMNIERREVTPKDIEIEILYCGVCHSDLHTARNDWGGSMYPAVPGHEIVGRITKVGSEVSKFKVGDLAGVGCMVDSCGHCDSCKQELEQYCQNGFTGTYNGKDKHLGGHTFGGYSQKVVVDEGFVLSIPENLDLAAVAPLLCAGITTWSPLRHWNVGPDSKVAVVGLGGLGHMAIKLAKGLGAEVTLFSRTPGKTEDAKKLGADHVVISTDDSQMQSVAGKFDVIIDTVPYEHDINPYMQTVALNGTLVLVGFVGQFEETKPSTLPLIFQRRSVAGSLIGGIAETQEMLDFCGKHNIVSDIELIKMQDINEAYERMLKSDVKYRFVIDMKSL; encoded by the coding sequence ATGAGCACATTCACAGTAAAAGCGTACGGAGCAGAATCTAAAACTGCAGACTTGGAGGAAATGAATATTGAAAGAAGAGAAGTAACTCCAAAAGATATAGAAATCGAAATTTTATATTGTGGAGTTTGTCATTCTGATCTTCATACTGCAAGAAACGACTGGGGCGGATCGATGTATCCTGCTGTTCCCGGACATGAAATTGTAGGAAGAATTACAAAGGTAGGGAGCGAAGTTTCCAAATTTAAAGTTGGAGACTTAGCAGGTGTAGGTTGTATGGTAGATTCTTGCGGACATTGCGACAGTTGCAAACAAGAGTTGGAACAATATTGCCAAAACGGATTCACAGGAACATACAACGGAAAAGACAAACATTTGGGAGGTCATACTTTCGGTGGATATTCTCAAAAAGTGGTGGTTGATGAAGGATTTGTTTTAAGTATTCCTGAAAACTTAGACTTGGCAGCAGTTGCACCTCTTCTTTGTGCAGGAATCACAACTTGGTCACCTTTAAGACATTGGAACGTTGGTCCGGATTCTAAAGTTGCCGTTGTAGGCTTAGGAGGTTTAGGGCATATGGCCATTAAATTAGCAAAAGGTTTGGGTGCTGAGGTAACTTTATTCTCAAGAACTCCCGGGAAAACTGAAGACGCAAAGAAATTAGGAGCCGATCACGTTGTAATTTCAACAGATGATTCTCAAATGCAGTCTGTAGCAGGTAAATTTGATGTAATTATTGATACTGTACCGTATGAACACGACATCAATCCTTATATGCAGACTGTAGCATTGAACGGAACTTTGGTTTTGGTAGGATTTGTAGGTCAGTTTGAAGAAACTAAACCAAGTACACTACCGCTGATTTTCCAACGTCGTTCTGTAGCCGGATCTTTAATCGGAGGTATTGCTGAAACTCAGGAAATGCTTGATTTCTGTGGAAAACATAATATCGTTTCTGATATTGAACTAATCAAAATGCAGGATATTAATGAAGCATATGAAAGAATGCTGAAAAGCGACGTGAAATACCGTTTCGTGATTGATATGAAGTCTTTATAA
- a CDS encoding helix-turn-helix domain-containing protein — MENQEVEIYKSVSEYNKLLNHETMHPLVSVIDFSKSDPICQFKRTFGFYTVFLKDVMCGDMQYGKHSYDYQEGTLVFIAPGQEYGLNNAGNYIQPAGFALVFHPDLLKGTNLGKNIKDYNFFSYEVHEALHLSEKEREIILECFKNIKLELEQSIDKHSKSLIVNNIELFLNYCMRFYDRQFITRDHINQGVIGKFENLLDEYLKSDKPKNFGFPMVNYFAEKLNLSANYFGDIIKKELGISAQEFIHNKLIDVAKEQIFNPEKSIGEISYDLGFKYPQHFTRLFKTKVGVSPSEYKTLN, encoded by the coding sequence ATGGAAAATCAAGAGGTTGAGATATACAAAAGTGTTTCAGAATATAATAAATTGCTTAATCATGAAACAATGCATCCTTTGGTAAGCGTGATTGATTTTTCTAAATCTGATCCTATTTGCCAATTCAAAAGAACATTTGGTTTTTATACCGTTTTTTTGAAAGATGTGATGTGTGGAGATATGCAGTACGGAAAGCACAGCTATGATTATCAGGAAGGAACATTGGTTTTTATCGCACCGGGTCAGGAATACGGCTTGAATAATGCAGGAAATTATATTCAGCCTGCAGGTTTTGCCTTAGTATTTCATCCTGATTTATTGAAAGGAACCAATCTCGGTAAAAATATAAAAGATTATAATTTCTTTTCTTATGAAGTTCATGAAGCTTTACACCTATCCGAAAAAGAAAGAGAAATCATCTTAGAATGTTTTAAAAATATAAAACTTGAACTCGAACAATCTATTGATAAACACAGCAAATCATTAATTGTTAATAATATAGAATTGTTTCTGAATTACTGTATGCGTTTTTATGATCGCCAGTTTATTACAAGAGATCATATCAATCAGGGAGTTATTGGTAAATTTGAAAATCTTCTGGATGAATATTTAAAATCAGATAAACCTAAGAACTTTGGTTTCCCAATGGTGAATTATTTTGCTGAAAAACTAAATCTTTCGGCGAACTATTTCGGTGATATTATCAAAAAAGAATTGGGAATTTCTGCGCAGGAATTTATTCATAATAAATTGATTGACGTTGCAAAAGAGCAGATCTTTAATCCTGAAAAGTCGATCGGTGAAATTTCTTATGATCTTGGTTTTAAATATCCGCAGCATTTTACAAGATTATTTAAAACAAAAGTTGGTGTTTCTCCAAGTGAATACAAAACCTTAAACTAA
- a CDS encoding carboxylesterase family protein, with protein sequence MTAQQNIGTHTFHTSFGKILALKENGVIKAKSIRYARSERFQRPVPLESVEHEEILDKTPACPQNINPILERLIGKTDINQFQPEESTQFLTITRPENFNENENLPVVVWIHGGSYEIGCGDLPISDPSAWVREQNIIVVSVSYRLGFFGFLGGNENRPANLGLFDIIEAIKWIKNNIHGFGGNPENITLFGQSSGGDAIAHLMISEGIENLFHRVIIQSAPLGFRHKRYKMSSDFFSKTEFLKDETDVLKITEKYVKFLPSVMKYGLKSSMPFCLQYGYAPLCKEEESLQKWKENAKKYDVLIGLNNDETALYIKTARQGIYAYLHHKILDKIVRKTTELIYEKPANIFAENYAKGDGNIYCFKIHPIVKNKIGASHCIDLPLIFENESAWISSELLKDIPWKYIHENGKKLRSLWAEFARTGKISDDSERPEILELRKV encoded by the coding sequence ATGACCGCACAACAAAATATAGGCACACATACGTTTCATACATCTTTTGGAAAAATTTTAGCATTGAAAGAAAATGGAGTTATCAAAGCTAAAAGTATTCGTTATGCCCGCTCTGAAAGGTTTCAGAGGCCAGTTCCTTTAGAATCGGTAGAACATGAGGAGATTTTAGATAAAACGCCTGCTTGCCCGCAAAATATCAATCCGATTTTAGAGAGATTGATTGGTAAAACAGATATTAATCAATTTCAACCAGAAGAGTCAACTCAATTTCTAACGATAACGCGCCCCGAAAATTTTAATGAAAATGAAAATTTACCTGTTGTAGTATGGATTCATGGCGGTTCTTATGAAATCGGCTGTGGTGATCTTCCAATTTCTGATCCTTCGGCTTGGGTGAGAGAACAAAATATTATCGTCGTTTCAGTTTCTTATCGGCTGGGATTTTTTGGTTTTTTAGGTGGAAATGAAAACAGACCTGCAAATCTGGGATTATTCGACATCATTGAAGCAATAAAATGGATTAAGAATAATATACATGGTTTTGGAGGAAATCCGGAAAATATTACACTTTTCGGACAATCTTCCGGAGGCGATGCAATTGCTCATCTGATGATTTCTGAAGGTATTGAAAATTTGTTTCATCGGGTGATTATTCAAAGCGCGCCTTTGGGCTTTCGTCATAAAAGATATAAAATGTCTTCCGATTTTTTCAGTAAAACAGAATTTCTAAAAGATGAAACAGATGTGTTGAAAATAACAGAAAAGTATGTGAAATTTTTACCGTCTGTAATGAAATATGGTTTAAAATCTTCCATGCCTTTTTGTTTACAATATGGATACGCTCCTTTGTGTAAGGAAGAAGAATCTCTTCAAAAATGGAAAGAAAATGCTAAGAAGTATGATGTTTTAATTGGCTTAAATAATGATGAAACCGCCCTGTATATAAAGACAGCAAGGCAAGGGATTTACGCTTATTTACATCATAAAATATTAGATAAAATTGTACGTAAAACGACCGAGCTAATTTATGAAAAGCCAGCTAATATTTTTGCTGAAAATTATGCTAAAGGTGACGGGAATATTTATTGTTTTAAAATTCATCCAATTGTAAAAAATAAAATCGGAGCATCGCATTGTATTGATTTACCTTTAATTTTTGAAAATGAATCTGCGTGGATATCTTCCGAATTACTTAAAGATATTCCTTGGAAATATATTCACGAAAATGGCAAAAAACTCCGTTCACTTTGGGCAGAATTTGCGCGAACAGGAAAAATTTCTGATGATTCCGAAAGACCGGAAATTCTGGAACTCCGAAAAGTTTAG
- a CDS encoding alpha-amylase has product MNQTMIQFFHWYSEGSGKLWKQAEQQAEYLSNLGITSVWFPPAYKGTNGENSIGYDAYDLFDLGEFDQKGTIPTKYGTKDDYIKAIKALKKENIQVIVDIVLGHKAGGDELETFKAVKVDEDNREKVISGEIEIQSYTKFTFPGRGKKYSDFEWNFTCFSGVDYAEGMDSCIFKIKNEYGTDWEEMIDDEKGNYDYLMYNDIEHRNPFVREELNNWAKWYFDQTDFDGVRLDALKHISFDFYKEWITLLRSNSGKNIFAVGEYWAPGYLNLLQKYIEVTEGCMSLFDSSLQNNFHNASREGDSYDLRKILDGSLTQADPLHSVSLVDNHDTQPLQDLEAPVEEWFKPLAYALILLRQDGYPCIFYPDLYGAQYVDKDREGNDQEIFLNKVDGIEELLKARKNHAYGEQRDYFEDANCLGWVREGNEEYSGCAVVLSNKDAYEKPMEMGEKYIGKTFYDLLARSEEKVTIDEKGWGNFPVPAGNVSVWIVE; this is encoded by the coding sequence ATGAACCAGACAATGATTCAATTTTTCCATTGGTATTCCGAAGGGAGTGGAAAACTATGGAAACAGGCAGAACAACAGGCAGAATATTTATCTAATCTAGGCATTACATCAGTTTGGTTTCCGCCTGCTTACAAGGGAACGAACGGCGAAAATTCTATAGGATATGATGCATACGATTTATTTGATCTGGGAGAATTTGACCAAAAAGGAACTATTCCTACAAAATACGGAACAAAAGACGATTATATTAAAGCTATTAAAGCCTTGAAAAAAGAAAATATTCAGGTAATTGTGGATATTGTTTTGGGGCATAAAGCAGGTGGTGACGAATTGGAAACTTTCAAAGCCGTAAAAGTAGATGAAGATAATAGAGAAAAGGTAATTTCGGGAGAAATAGAAATTCAGTCTTATACTAAATTTACATTTCCTGGCAGGGGCAAAAAATATTCAGATTTCGAATGGAATTTCACCTGTTTTAGCGGTGTAGATTACGCTGAAGGAATGGATTCTTGCATTTTTAAGATCAAAAATGAATATGGAACCGATTGGGAAGAAATGATCGACGATGAAAAAGGAAATTACGATTATCTGATGTATAATGATATTGAGCATCGCAATCCTTTTGTGCGCGAAGAGCTTAATAACTGGGCAAAATGGTATTTTGACCAGACAGATTTTGATGGTGTAAGACTCGATGCTTTAAAGCACATTTCTTTTGATTTTTATAAAGAATGGATCACACTGCTACGTTCCAATTCAGGTAAAAACATTTTTGCAGTCGGCGAATATTGGGCTCCCGGATATTTGAATTTACTCCAAAAATACATTGAAGTCACAGAAGGATGCATGAGTCTGTTTGACAGCTCGTTACAAAATAATTTCCATAATGCATCCAGAGAAGGAGACTCTTACGATTTAAGAAAAATTTTAGATGGAAGTCTCACTCAGGCAGATCCTCTACATTCCGTAAGTTTGGTGGATAATCATGACACACAACCATTACAAGATCTGGAAGCTCCTGTAGAAGAGTGGTTTAAGCCTTTGGCTTATGCGCTAATTTTATTAAGACAAGACGGTTATCCGTGTATTTTTTATCCCGATCTGTATGGAGCTCAGTATGTAGATAAAGATAGAGAAGGTAATGATCAGGAAATATTTCTGAATAAAGTTGATGGAATTGAAGAGCTCTTAAAAGCTAGAAAAAACCATGCTTACGGCGAACAAAGAGATTATTTTGAAGACGCTAATTGTTTAGGCTGGGTTCGTGAAGGCAATGAAGAATATTCAGGATGTGCAGTCGTTCTGAGCAATAAAGATGCCTACGAAAAGCCTATGGAAATGGGTGAAAAATATATTGGTAAAACTTTTTATGATCTGCTTGCAAGATCTGAAGAAAAAGTAACAATCGATGAAAAAGGCTGGGGAAACTTTCCTGTTCCGGCTGGAAATGTGAGTGTCTGGATTGTTGAATAA
- the dinB gene encoding DNA polymerase IV: MDSSFPIRKIIHVDMDAFYASVEQHDNPALRGKALAVGGEHRGVVAAASYEARKFGVRSAMPSKTAKEKCPHLIFVPPRFPRYKEISRKIREIFYEYTDLVEPLSLDEAYLDVTENKKGIESANQIAKEIRQKIFNETGLTASAGISINKFLAKVASDINKPNGQKTIHPEKIESFLEELPVEKFYGVGKVTANKMFSLGIYKGKDLKKRSIEDLTRLFGKSGAYYYNVVRGIHTSEVKPHRIQKSVAVERTFFEDLFDEKQVNEKLESLSEELHNRLQKNNILGRSLTLKIKYKDFSLFTRSITKEEYLSSPEQYFSIAKKLWELRPFDKAVRLLGLSLSHLNTEEKKQVSVQLKIRFKEFED; the protein is encoded by the coding sequence ATGGATTCTTCTTTTCCCATCCGCAAAATCATTCATGTCGATATGGACGCATTTTATGCCTCCGTAGAACAGCATGATAATCCTGCATTAAGAGGAAAAGCTCTTGCTGTCGGTGGAGAACATCGTGGTGTGGTTGCCGCAGCAAGTTATGAAGCCAGAAAATTTGGTGTCCGTTCTGCGATGCCAAGTAAAACAGCGAAAGAAAAATGCCCGCATCTGATCTTTGTTCCTCCCCGATTTCCGCGATATAAAGAGATTTCGAGAAAAATTCGGGAGATCTTTTATGAATATACCGATTTGGTTGAGCCGCTTTCTTTGGACGAAGCCTATCTTGATGTTACCGAAAATAAAAAAGGAATAGAATCTGCAAACCAAATTGCAAAAGAAATCCGACAAAAGATTTTTAATGAAACGGGATTAACTGCTTCTGCGGGAATTTCAATTAATAAATTTTTAGCAAAAGTAGCCTCCGACATCAATAAGCCGAACGGACAAAAAACCATTCATCCCGAAAAAATAGAAAGCTTTCTGGAAGAATTACCTGTTGAAAAATTCTACGGTGTAGGAAAAGTTACGGCCAACAAAATGTTTAGTTTAGGAATTTATAAAGGAAAAGATTTAAAGAAAAGATCAATTGAAGACCTTACCCGACTGTTTGGGAAGTCAGGAGCTTATTATTACAATGTTGTGCGCGGAATTCATACTTCCGAAGTAAAACCTCATCGTATCCAAAAAAGTGTTGCTGTGGAAAGAACATTTTTTGAAGATCTTTTTGACGAAAAACAAGTCAACGAAAAGCTCGAAAGTTTAAGTGAAGAGCTTCACAACCGTTTACAGAAAAATAACATTCTTGGAAGATCTTTAACTTTAAAAATTAAATACAAAGATTTCTCACTTTTCACAAGAAGTATTACCAAAGAAGAATATCTTTCTTCACCCGAACAATATTTCAGTATAGCAAAAAAACTTTGGGAGCTCCGCCCGTTTGATAAAGCGGTACGATTATTGGGATTGTCATTGTCTCACCTTAATACCGAAGAGAAAAAGCAGGTTTCTGTTCAATTAAAAATTCGGTTTAAGGAGTTTGAAGATTAA
- a CDS encoding TlpA family protein disulfide reductase, protein MKKLILLFMIGIFGLGCSQQTPKVLKTSFSKEALSQKLEDKDGKSITIQQILDKHKGKVLVLDFWAGWCRDCLNALPKAKELEENNKNIDFVFLSLDRSKEGFDKSLERFEMKDKENYWFASGWKNDFNNYVDLNWIPRYMVIDQKSAIAKYYAITPEDPEIQNTINKLLK, encoded by the coding sequence ATGAAAAAGTTAATATTATTATTCATGATAGGAATTTTCGGATTGGGCTGTTCTCAACAAACTCCAAAAGTTCTTAAAACAAGCTTTTCCAAAGAAGCATTAAGCCAGAAATTAGAAGACAAGGACGGAAAAAGTATTACAATACAACAAATTTTAGATAAGCATAAAGGTAAAGTTTTAGTGCTTGATTTTTGGGCCGGCTGGTGCAGAGACTGTTTAAATGCTCTTCCAAAAGCTAAAGAATTAGAAGAAAATAACAAGAATATAGACTTTGTATTTCTTTCATTAGACCGATCAAAAGAGGGTTTTGATAAAAGCCTGGAAAGATTTGAAATGAAAGATAAAGAAAATTACTGGTTCGCTTCCGGCTGGAAAAACGATTTTAATAATTATGTTGATCTCAACTGGATTCCCAGATATATGGTAATTGATCAAAAATCTGCAATTGCAAAATATTATGCCATCACACCGGAAGATCCGGAAATTCAGAATACGATTAATAAGCTTTTGAAGTAA